The DNA region GTCTGCACGAGCTCAAGCCCAGACCGGATCCGCGCTCGCCCGCCAGGCGTCGAGCGACTCGATCCGGCCGATCCAGCGCGAGAGCGCGGGCCAGTCACGCGAAGGGAGCCCCGCGTGGCGGAAGTAGGTCGTCATTCCCGCCACCGAGAGATCGGCGATCGTGAGCGCGGACCCGCACAGGAACTCCCGCCCGGCGAGCTCGTCGTCGAGAAGAGCGAGCAGAGGCGCGATCGCCGGGTCGCGCCAATCGGGCGGCGACGACGGCGCGGGCACGACGTCGGGGAGCAGCCGGTGCCCGACGCACGGCGCGAGGAGCGCGGAGAGCGCGGGCTGCCAGGCCGAGGCCTCCCAGAACAGCCAGCGCAGGATCTCCGCTCGCGCCCGTG from Deltaproteobacteria bacterium includes:
- a CDS encoding glutathione S-transferase family protein, whose amino-acid sequence is MFTLYTTPLSANGRKPLALAVELGLEPEIRHVNVYRGEGRKAEFRAISPLGKIPVLVDGSLTLSESNAILIYLAERHGGSRLWSDEPRARAEILRWLFWEASAWQPALSALLAPCVGHRLLPDVVPAPSSPPDWRDPAIAPLLALLDDELAGREFLCGSALTIADLSVAGMTTYFRHAGLPSRDWPALSRWIGRIESLDAWRASADPVWA